The Collimonas sp. PA-H2 genome contains a region encoding:
- the pilM gene encoding type IV pilus biogenesis protein PilM: protein MWMTWILVAMMSLTGYFFLEDQLKSPQPPIQKTLDLAASMATYRQTVIAYLSRNPAFAGDAVPEAALSSYLPSWYVSYPSWKNYLSADGTIVIYAPNLPPLDIVPDIARLSQNSLLAGVADLKSGTLHTPAAGDTGIPLPAGVALPDGGPVWLARRNQ, encoded by the coding sequence ATGTGGATGACATGGATACTGGTGGCGATGATGAGCCTGACCGGCTATTTTTTCCTGGAAGACCAGCTGAAGAGCCCGCAGCCACCGATCCAGAAAACGCTGGATCTGGCCGCCAGCATGGCCACCTACCGACAGACCGTGATTGCCTATTTGTCCCGCAATCCCGCGTTTGCCGGCGATGCAGTGCCGGAAGCCGCCTTATCCAGCTATTTGCCGTCTTGGTATGTCAGCTATCCGTCATGGAAAAATTATCTGAGCGCCGACGGCACGATCGTGATCTATGCCCCGAACCTGCCGCCGCTTGACATCGTTCCCGATATTGCACGCCTGTCGCAAAATTCTCTGCTGGCCGGCGTTGCCGATCTCAAGAGCGGCACGCTGCATACGCCGGCGGCAGGCGATACCGGGATTCCGTTGCCGGCCGGAGTGGCGCTGCCGGATGGCGGTCCGGTCTGGCTCGCCAGGCGCAACCAATGA
- a CDS encoding sigma 54-interacting transcriptional regulator: MSNVNLISGAPQPQHAERVRPAGDLSDGALSHPRRFLEPGKPRRRTFAICIDTPVLLARIRRIATTLFVSLRELDPENVAAAIIQEPSLTVLLGLENSCFLDVARQCHERALDTQDSLIRLVDGADYGACVETASICLAVNTPKSDLRFRELLAKFCEPGFADHVFIPQSELPAADAKGEQHIADIDHEVYALARKIAATDVDIVLLGETGTGKDWLARYIHQQSGSQGPFMAINCAAIPEALAEAELFGVEVGAFTGATKSRAGRIEAARDGVLYLDEIDSMPLTLQAKLLRALQDRGVERVGSTVFRACNFRVIVSTKVSLAKLVEQGKFRADLHYRLSVVELQLPVLRSQPARLLSLFWRCAAEAARRFNTRLAASSRTALEAQILAHRWDGNIRELRAAAQRFALGFQPLPDTGDALDRRSLKEVLLQYERSLLESTMLRCDSNVARASKELHIEPHVLYYKLKILGIQSGTATEKDGASLVVKESDGGPRKKKIMAPVRPADSDSCKQLAAG, from the coding sequence ATGAGCAATGTGAATTTAATTTCCGGTGCGCCGCAGCCGCAGCATGCTGAACGGGTCCGTCCGGCGGGCGATTTGAGCGACGGCGCGCTGAGCCATCCGCGTCGATTTTTAGAACCGGGAAAACCGCGCCGCCGCACGTTTGCGATCTGCATCGATACGCCGGTTCTGCTGGCGCGCATCAGGCGTATCGCTACCACGCTGTTTGTCAGCCTGCGCGAGCTGGATCCGGAAAACGTCGCCGCCGCCATCATTCAGGAACCGAGCCTGACAGTGCTGCTTGGCCTGGAGAACAGCTGCTTCCTGGATGTGGCGCGGCAATGCCATGAACGTGCGCTTGATACCCAGGACAGCCTGATCCGGCTGGTGGATGGCGCCGATTATGGCGCTTGCGTTGAGACTGCGTCGATCTGCCTGGCTGTCAACACGCCGAAGAGTGACTTGCGTTTCCGCGAACTGTTGGCGAAATTCTGTGAACCTGGCTTTGCCGACCATGTATTTATTCCGCAAAGCGAGTTGCCTGCTGCCGACGCAAAAGGGGAGCAGCATATTGCCGATATCGATCATGAGGTCTATGCGTTGGCGCGAAAAATAGCCGCCACCGACGTCGACATCGTACTGCTTGGTGAAACCGGCACCGGCAAAGACTGGCTGGCGCGCTATATCCACCAGCAATCCGGCAGCCAGGGGCCGTTCATGGCGATCAACTGTGCGGCGATTCCGGAGGCCCTGGCGGAAGCCGAATTGTTCGGTGTCGAAGTAGGCGCCTTCACCGGCGCTACAAAATCCCGCGCCGGGCGGATTGAAGCGGCGCGCGACGGCGTCTTGTACCTGGATGAAATCGACAGCATGCCGCTGACACTGCAGGCCAAGCTATTGAGGGCGCTGCAGGACCGCGGAGTGGAGCGGGTCGGATCGACGGTGTTCAGGGCGTGCAATTTCAGGGTCATCGTCTCGACTAAAGTGTCGCTGGCGAAGCTGGTGGAACAAGGGAAGTTCAGGGCGGATTTACACTACCGCTTGAGCGTGGTGGAACTGCAGCTGCCGGTGCTGCGTTCGCAGCCGGCGCGCCTGCTGTCTTTGTTCTGGCGTTGCGCTGCTGAAGCCGCCAGGCGTTTCAACACGCGCCTTGCCGCCAGCTCGCGCACAGCTTTGGAGGCGCAGATACTGGCTCACCGCTGGGACGGCAATATCCGTGAATTGCGCGCGGCGGCGCAACGCTTCGCATTGGGGTTCCAGCCTCTGCCCGATACCGGAGATGCGCTTGACAGGCGCTCTTTGAAGGAAGTATTGCTGCAGTATGAACGGAGCTTGCTGGAATCGACCATGTTGCGTTGCGATAGCAATGTCGCGCGTGCCTCGAAAGAATTGCATATCGAACCGCATGTGCTGTACTACAAATTGAAAATCCTGGGTATTCAGTCGGGTACAGCTACGGAGAAGGACGGTGCCTCGCTTGTAGTGAAAGAGTCTGATGGCGGCCCCAGGAAGAAGAAAATCATGGCTCCTGTGCGGCCGGCCGATAGCGACAGCTGCAAGCAGCTTGCCGCAGGATAG
- a CDS encoding EscI/YscI/HrpB family type III secretion system inner rod protein: MNLPVNSSANVLSSTNKQSNVQLELPPSDSADAAQFAAALAQHAKPNAVLNSAIHSNSRVSLGDKIMGRAGELAGDLKADQAHVSQMLDQATRVGDSASLMKAMLALSDYQMRVQFVSKTVSKATSSLDQLTRLQ, translated from the coding sequence ATGAACTTGCCAGTCAATAGTTCAGCGAATGTATTGAGCAGCACCAACAAGCAAAGCAATGTGCAGCTGGAGTTGCCGCCGTCCGACAGTGCCGATGCGGCCCAGTTCGCTGCGGCGCTGGCGCAGCATGCCAAACCGAATGCCGTGCTCAACTCGGCGATACACAGCAACAGCCGGGTATCGCTGGGCGACAAGATCATGGGGCGCGCCGGTGAACTGGCAGGCGATTTGAAGGCCGACCAGGCACACGTGTCGCAAATGCTGGATCAAGCCACCCGGGTCGGCGATTCCGCTTCGCTGATGAAGGCGATGCTGGCATTGAGCGATTACCAGATGCGGGTCCAGTTCGTATCGAAAACGGTATCCAAGGCGACTTCATCGCTCGACCAGCTGACGCGCCTGCAGTGA
- a CDS encoding type II secretion system F family protein produces MQLDINRRWARLQFGGNARLRLYRKIAKMLANGLPLLKILEELQARASHGGKKPNEPLAIVLDDCRRMVQNGRMLSEALLWWIPGTEQMIIMAGEQAGRLEGTLVAVIDVVQSGKKIKAVIIGGVAYPIAIFVLIVAYIYIFGTRVIPQFARMVDPATWHGAARSLYLMSQLVQQWMPYLVIALVLLMSAIVASMPRWCGNLRVLLDRFAPYSVYRLMVGSSFLMAFSALQFAGVTVERSLSRLANAAQPWLRERLDGALLGVKSGLNCGEALRRAGYGFPSDEVVDDLCVYAGYKGFGEALKIMADEWMEEGVEIITRQMKVLNGVAIVLLAIVIGWLVTGFFGIQQEIAAMARAVH; encoded by the coding sequence ATGCAGCTTGACATCAACCGGCGCTGGGCCAGGTTGCAGTTTGGCGGCAACGCCAGGCTGCGCCTGTATCGCAAGATCGCCAAGATGCTGGCCAATGGGCTACCGCTGCTGAAGATACTGGAAGAGTTGCAGGCGCGCGCCTCGCATGGCGGCAAGAAGCCTAACGAGCCGCTCGCGATTGTGCTGGACGACTGCCGGCGGATGGTGCAGAACGGCCGTATGTTGTCCGAAGCTCTGCTGTGGTGGATCCCTGGCACTGAGCAGATGATCATCATGGCTGGCGAGCAGGCCGGCCGCCTGGAAGGTACGTTGGTGGCAGTGATCGATGTGGTGCAATCAGGTAAGAAAATCAAGGCGGTGATTATCGGCGGCGTGGCCTATCCGATTGCCATCTTCGTCTTGATCGTGGCTTATATCTATATTTTCGGCACCCGTGTGATTCCGCAGTTCGCCCGCATGGTTGACCCCGCCACCTGGCATGGCGCAGCGCGCTCGCTTTACCTGATGTCGCAGCTGGTGCAGCAATGGATGCCATACCTGGTGATTGCGCTGGTGCTGCTTATGTCCGCCATAGTGGCGTCGATGCCGCGCTGGTGCGGCAATCTGCGGGTGCTCCTGGATCGCTTCGCTCCCTATTCGGTATACCGGCTGATGGTCGGCAGCAGCTTCCTGATGGCGTTCTCTGCCCTGCAATTTGCCGGCGTTACTGTTGAGCGCTCTCTGAGCCGGCTGGCCAATGCTGCCCAGCCATGGTTGCGCGAACGGCTGGACGGCGCTTTGCTCGGCGTCAAGTCGGGACTGAACTGCGGCGAAGCACTCAGGCGCGCAGGTTACGGCTTTCCTTCAGACGAGGTGGTCGACGATCTGTGCGTCTATGCCGGCTACAAAGGTTTCGGCGAAGCGCTCAAGATCATGGCCGACGAATGGATGGAAGAGGGCGTTGAAATCATCACCAGGCAAATGAAAGTGTTGAACGGTGTGGCGATTGTGCTGCTGGCAATCGTCATCGGGTGGCTGGTGACCGGATTCTTTGGCATTCAGCAGGAAATTGCCGCCATGGCCCGGGCGGTTCATTGA
- a CDS encoding tetratricopeptide repeat protein produces MRSYTASARSAFASICLTVLCAAPACADDMTAVDALFRGQRYAEALSGADNYLAQHPRAARMMFMKGLILAAQERTADAIAAFAEMTRDFPSLPEPYNNLAALYAGRGDYQDARDALENALRNNPAYEVAHENLGDVYLKLAGQAYDRALQLNAGSANARARTTMLHAAMTIQENHGVNLDKPPAAAIARSPQQAISAPLDSAARSEIVLRQQARLITATQ; encoded by the coding sequence ATGAGATCCTACACCGCATCAGCACGCAGTGCATTCGCGTCGATCTGCCTGACTGTTTTATGCGCCGCGCCTGCCTGCGCGGATGACATGACTGCGGTCGATGCACTGTTCCGTGGCCAGCGCTATGCGGAAGCCTTGAGCGGAGCGGACAACTACCTCGCCCAGCACCCGCGCGCGGCCCGGATGATGTTCATGAAGGGGCTGATCCTGGCGGCGCAGGAACGGACGGCGGACGCCATTGCCGCATTTGCGGAGATGACCCGTGATTTTCCCTCTTTGCCGGAACCCTACAACAACCTGGCCGCGCTGTATGCCGGCCGCGGCGACTACCAGGATGCCCGCGACGCGCTTGAGAATGCACTACGCAACAATCCGGCCTACGAAGTCGCCCATGAAAACCTGGGCGACGTTTACCTAAAACTGGCAGGCCAGGCCTATGACCGCGCCCTGCAGTTGAATGCGGGAAGTGCCAATGCGCGGGCCAGGACGACAATGCTGCATGCCGCAATGACGATCCAGGAAAATCACGGCGTCAACCTTGACAAGCCACCGGCTGCCGCAATTGCCCGATCCCCGCAGCAAGCAATCTCGGCGCCGCTGGATAGCGCCGCCCGCAGCGAAATCGTGCTGCGCCAGCAAGCACGCCTGATCACCGCCACGCAATGA
- a CDS encoding type 4 pilus major pilin yields MQNTRFMKSKKPYTIRRQRGASLLEGIAYLGIAAIVILGAVSLLMSAFSSAQTNRSSEEVISIRTGVKKLYMGQSAAYGDGSLNEQLATAKVFPSTLAVSGANVTNTWNGAVAVTGAGANFTISYAGVPQDVCINLVSGNTGWVNVAVNGGDAIAQFPVTPTAATAACTTAANEIVWTAL; encoded by the coding sequence ATGCAAAATACACGCTTCATGAAATCGAAAAAACCTTACACCATTCGCCGCCAACGCGGCGCCTCCCTACTGGAAGGTATTGCCTATCTGGGGATCGCGGCGATTGTGATCCTGGGCGCGGTATCGCTGCTGATGAGCGCGTTCAGCAGCGCCCAGACCAATCGCTCGTCGGAAGAAGTCATTTCGATACGCACCGGCGTGAAAAAATTGTACATGGGGCAGTCGGCAGCCTATGGCGACGGCTCGCTGAATGAACAGCTGGCGACTGCCAAGGTTTTCCCGAGCACGCTGGCGGTGAGCGGCGCCAACGTTACCAATACCTGGAACGGTGCGGTGGCGGTCACCGGCGCCGGCGCCAATTTCACCATTTCGTACGCTGGCGTGCCGCAGGATGTTTGCATCAATCTGGTGAGCGGCAATACCGGCTGGGTGAATGTGGCGGTCAACGGCGGCGATGCAATTGCTCAATTCCCGGTAACGCCGACCGCGGCGACCGCTGCCTGCACCACGGCAGCCAATGAGATTGTCTGGACCGCGCTTTAA
- the pilV gene encoding shufflon system plasmid conjugative transfer pilus tip adhesin PilV has protein sequence MPKPQQGFTLIELMGALAIGVLMVIGLSAMIDRSLDDSKGQQAALHQAQVSAAALKYISQNYAALAGAGGATANSPQAVPVSALVTLGLLPASFNASNAYGQTPCLLVLQSQPNRLDALLVTEGGTAIPDKEIAYIASNTGQGGGYITSDTPAQARGAFGSWSLGASRAPALSTYLSKNCSGAIAARGHLATAIFYDGPGQLSTDFVYRNTVVNHPELNQMTTALGMRKVVREDSSDALCSSADASSNGRIAVDAGGVVLSCQSGIWRRHGAGSWKEPVATFADLPPATAGNQLGDVRMVTALHLAFMWDNGAWCPLAVDQDGNLNVPGNMKAQTVQMTQVVNAGTRCEQNGVMAIDASGMGISCQSGIWRKFAESKIVTPAIWSFSFKQAPSDGNYEQAFDLTTLGGSRPLFISGANRCKSYDVNEASTFIEYLDADGVSLGYAGGCVSLSNNVTGFAPAPDYGQHYCKSDTYPTDDCVPKRQNIRVMAGNYMALQKIPENAKYLHISMKSRGSSGNYTQLTAYVFNSI, from the coding sequence ATGCCAAAGCCGCAGCAAGGATTTACCTTAATCGAACTGATGGGCGCGCTAGCCATCGGCGTCCTGATGGTGATCGGCCTGAGCGCGATGATTGATCGCTCTCTGGATGACAGCAAGGGCCAGCAGGCAGCCTTGCATCAGGCCCAGGTGAGTGCCGCCGCGCTGAAATATATCAGCCAGAACTATGCTGCCTTGGCCGGCGCCGGCGGCGCCACCGCAAACAGCCCGCAGGCGGTCCCGGTATCGGCGCTGGTCACGCTCGGACTCTTGCCGGCCAGTTTCAATGCCAGCAACGCCTACGGCCAGACGCCTTGCCTGCTGGTTTTACAGTCGCAGCCGAATCGCCTGGATGCCTTGCTGGTGACAGAAGGCGGTACGGCCATCCCCGATAAGGAGATCGCCTATATAGCCAGTAACACAGGCCAGGGGGGCGGCTATATCACCAGCGACACGCCGGCCCAGGCCCGCGGCGCATTCGGGTCCTGGAGCCTGGGTGCCTCCAGGGCGCCGGCGCTCAGCACATATCTGAGTAAAAATTGCTCCGGCGCTATAGCTGCCAGGGGACACTTGGCGACCGCGATTTTCTACGACGGCCCCGGCCAGCTCTCGACCGACTTCGTGTATCGCAATACGGTGGTCAATCATCCTGAACTGAACCAGATGACCACTGCGCTCGGCATGCGAAAAGTGGTAAGGGAAGACAGTTCCGATGCACTCTGTTCCAGCGCCGACGCCAGCAGCAACGGCCGCATCGCGGTCGACGCCGGCGGTGTGGTGCTGAGCTGCCAGAGCGGTATCTGGCGGCGGCACGGCGCCGGCTCATGGAAGGAGCCGGTAGCCACCTTTGCCGACCTGCCGCCCGCCACCGCCGGCAACCAGCTCGGCGACGTGCGCATGGTGACCGCATTGCACCTCGCGTTCATGTGGGACAACGGCGCCTGGTGTCCGCTGGCGGTGGACCAAGACGGCAACCTCAACGTGCCGGGCAACATGAAAGCGCAAACCGTGCAAATGACGCAGGTGGTCAATGCCGGTACGCGCTGCGAACAGAACGGCGTCATGGCGATCGATGCCAGCGGCATGGGAATCTCCTGCCAGTCAGGCATCTGGCGCAAATTTGCGGAAAGCAAGATCGTTACGCCGGCAATCTGGAGCTTCAGCTTCAAGCAAGCGCCGTCCGACGGCAATTATGAGCAGGCTTTCGACCTCACCACGCTGGGCGGCAGCCGTCCCCTGTTCATCAGCGGCGCCAACCGCTGCAAGTCCTACGACGTCAACGAGGCGTCCACCTTCATCGAGTACCTGGATGCCGATGGCGTGTCCCTGGGTTACGCCGGCGGCTGTGTCAGCCTCAGCAATAATGTGACCGGCTTTGCGCCGGCGCCGGACTACGGCCAGCATTATTGTAAGAGCGACACCTACCCCACCGACGACTGTGTGCCGAAAAGGCAGAATATCCGTGTCATGGCCGGCAATTACATGGCCTTGCAGAAAATCCCGGAAAACGCGAAGTATCTGCATATCAGCATGAAATCCAGAGGCAGCAGCGGCAACTACACGCAATTGACAGCCTATGTTTTCAACAGCATTTAG
- a CDS encoding type IV pilus twitching motility protein PilT, with protein sequence MNNDSFLSRDLIYEILDLVNSGKTFTDIHIEQDAPMMIKTPRGWQEINSEPVVIEDMRPVLKAIDEDWEDKVLEGALDRPFVLTQCRLRCNVYRMNAAEKIAISIRRLPLHPIPLDQTGLPQYVRTMLEASKGIILVTGPTGSGKTTTIASMLDYVNTHRSCHIITIEQPIEYELERKLSIVSQKEVPTDTPSFSSGLREALRQKPDVLMVGEIRDFETADTVLHAGESGHLVLATMHTNSALSAITKLLAFFAPEQREQRAAALANSLIGVICQSLIPAEGGETFVLASEMIFNNNQQIAALIVDPGKLHLITDFIKRREDNMSRSLNDDLLQLVSKKAISAKDAMRAAHNRMELHEMINSKR encoded by the coding sequence ATGAACAACGATTCTTTCCTATCCCGCGATTTGATTTATGAAATTCTCGATCTGGTAAACAGTGGGAAGACTTTCACCGATATTCATATCGAACAAGACGCACCCATGATGATCAAGACGCCGCGCGGCTGGCAAGAGATCAACAGCGAACCGGTGGTGATCGAAGACATGCGCCCGGTGCTCAAGGCGATCGATGAAGATTGGGAAGACAAGGTGCTGGAAGGTGCGCTGGACCGCCCTTTTGTGCTGACCCAGTGCCGGTTGCGCTGCAATGTCTATCGCATGAACGCAGCCGAAAAAATCGCGATTTCGATCCGCCGCCTGCCGCTGCATCCGATCCCGCTGGATCAGACCGGTTTGCCGCAGTACGTCAGGACCATGCTGGAAGCCAGCAAGGGCATCATCCTGGTCACCGGCCCCACCGGCTCCGGCAAGACGACAACGATCGCTTCCATGCTGGACTACGTCAACACCCATCGCAGCTGCCACATCATCACCATCGAGCAGCCGATCGAATATGAGCTGGAACGCAAGCTGTCTATCGTGTCGCAAAAGGAAGTGCCGACTGATACTCCCAGTTTTTCATCCGGCCTGCGCGAAGCGCTGCGGCAAAAGCCAGACGTCCTGATGGTCGGCGAGATCCGCGATTTTGAAACCGCCGACACGGTGCTGCACGCCGGCGAATCCGGCCATCTGGTGCTGGCCACCATGCATACCAACAGCGCTCTCAGCGCAATCACCAAGCTGCTGGCCTTCTTCGCGCCGGAACAGCGCGAACAGCGCGCCGCGGCGCTAGCCAATTCGCTGATCGGCGTGATTTGCCAGAGCCTGATTCCGGCCGAAGGCGGCGAAACCTTCGTGCTGGCCAGCGAAATGATCTTCAACAACAACCAGCAGATTGCAGCGCTGATTGTCGATCCAGGCAAGCTTCATTTGATCACCGACTTCATCAAGCGGCGCGAAGACAATATGTCGCGCAGCCTGAACGACGATCTGTTGCAGCTAGTCAGCAAGAAAGCGATTTCGGCCAAGGATGCGATGCGCGCCGCGCATAACCGCATGGAGCTGCACGAAATGATCAACAGCAAGCGCTAG
- a CDS encoding GspE/PulE family protein — protein MNLSSVQKQRQAGASMAAGGHSLSSQAAYIDFSAINILSKKGIYACGQEERKFLCLLSDDRLLIAEGHGLNPHVLSYRARLERMKHAYSAVFTPIATIHEAYQVDAPDDGGRRQEHSMMQVTAKGLLTKACLDRASDIHIRVRKHSTEFYFRIHNDLVKVGAQTREYGERLLATMYGAMTAVSDNSYKPTERQDASIGDRDKLPDMLYGVRIATAPTNEGSVMILRLLYNDAGENSDVRHLGFDAVQAGQVQVLKEQPIGLNIISGPTGSGKSTTLQHVLAGEIAESDGRIHVLTIEDPIEYPIAGAVQTSVTNASTEEERSRLFSAAIANAMRLDPDTMMIGEIRDRASAQNGLRAAMTGHQVWTTVHANSALAIVDRLVDLGLPLSLVADHSVVTGLVSQRLVKLLCQHCKKKLVEHEHEVSGAILARVRRTVGAALPAVCIAGPGCEHCRSQGTTGRTVVAEVILPDPRFYEYIRAGEKIRAYEYWLRELGGKTILQHAIEKVAAGMVDPRMAEKTVGHLRTQHHLNGTADAA, from the coding sequence ATGAACTTGTCTAGCGTGCAGAAACAACGCCAGGCCGGCGCCAGCATGGCAGCTGGCGGCCACAGCTTGTCGTCGCAGGCTGCGTACATCGATTTCTCTGCTATCAATATCCTCAGCAAGAAGGGTATTTACGCCTGCGGCCAGGAAGAAAGAAAATTTCTCTGCCTGTTGTCCGACGACCGCCTGCTGATTGCTGAAGGCCATGGCCTCAATCCACATGTGCTGTCGTATCGCGCCCGACTGGAGCGCATGAAGCACGCATACAGTGCCGTCTTCACGCCTATCGCGACCATACATGAGGCATATCAGGTCGATGCGCCGGATGACGGCGGCCGGAGGCAGGAGCACTCCATGATGCAGGTGACAGCCAAGGGCTTGTTGACCAAGGCCTGTCTGGACCGCGCCTCGGACATCCATATCCGGGTGCGCAAGCACAGCACCGAGTTCTATTTCCGCATCCATAACGACCTGGTCAAGGTCGGCGCCCAGACCCGCGAATACGGCGAGCGGCTGCTGGCAACCATGTACGGCGCCATGACGGCGGTTTCAGACAACTCGTACAAGCCGACCGAGCGCCAGGATGCCAGCATCGGCGACCGCGACAAGCTGCCGGACATGCTGTACGGGGTACGCATCGCTACCGCGCCGACCAATGAGGGCAGCGTGATGATCTTGCGTCTGCTATATAACGACGCCGGCGAGAATAGCGACGTGCGCCATCTCGGCTTTGACGCGGTGCAGGCCGGGCAGGTGCAGGTACTGAAGGAACAGCCGATCGGCTTGAACATCATCAGCGGCCCTACCGGATCGGGCAAGTCGACCACTCTGCAGCATGTGCTGGCTGGTGAAATCGCCGAATCGGACGGCCGGATCCATGTGCTTACTATCGAAGACCCGATCGAGTACCCGATAGCCGGCGCAGTCCAGACTTCGGTGACTAACGCCAGCACAGAAGAAGAGCGTTCGCGTCTGTTTTCGGCAGCAATCGCCAACGCCATGCGGCTCGATCCCGACACCATGATGATCGGCGAGATTCGCGACCGCGCTTCGGCGCAGAATGGCTTGCGCGCCGCCATGACCGGGCACCAGGTATGGACCACGGTCCATGCCAACAGTGCGCTGGCGATCGTCGACCGCCTGGTTGATCTCGGCTTGCCGCTGAGCCTGGTGGCCGACCATAGCGTGGTCACCGGCCTGGTCAGCCAGCGCCTGGTCAAGCTGCTGTGCCAGCACTGCAAGAAGAAGCTGGTCGAGCACGAACATGAAGTGAGCGGCGCCATCCTGGCGCGCGTCCGCCGCACCGTCGGTGCGGCGCTGCCTGCGGTCTGCATTGCCGGTCCGGGTTGTGAACATTGCCGCTCGCAGGGCACCACCGGCCGTACCGTGGTCGCGGAGGTGATTCTGCCGGATCCACGCTTCTATGAATACATCCGTGCCGGCGAAAAAATCCGTGCATATGAATACTGGCTGCGCGAACTAGGCGGCAAGACCATACTCCAGCACGCGATAGAGAAAGTGGCGGCAGGCATGGTCGATCCGCGCATGGCGGAAAAGACGGTTGGCCATTTGCGCACCCAGCACCACCTGAACGGGACTGCCGATGCAGCTTGA
- a CDS encoding response regulator transcription factor, with translation MRIACCVRDEQGFIHLQAILAKAGFDCERFLSEILLLRALRRNAFDLILVDLSGGQPDRESLLSWLNCRADEQTPVIFLSPAVSAEQLAFSLDAGADDFVEKPFEAIVLVARIHALLRRSNRKNVRSTIELLDFALDRGASSLHDKGVAVELTPREFTMAWLFFSTPGKYISREAISTAIWGVDSEIAGRTIEQHIYKLRKKLNLGSERGVMIRTAYTQGYRLELRE, from the coding sequence GTGAGGATTGCATGTTGTGTACGCGATGAACAGGGCTTCATCCACCTGCAGGCAATCCTGGCGAAAGCCGGTTTCGATTGCGAACGATTTTTATCGGAAATCCTGCTGCTGCGCGCGTTGCGCCGCAATGCTTTCGATTTGATCCTGGTCGACCTCAGCGGCGGGCAGCCGGATCGCGAGAGTCTGCTGTCATGGCTCAATTGCCGCGCGGATGAACAGACGCCGGTGATTTTTCTGTCCCCCGCCGTCAGCGCCGAACAGCTGGCATTTTCGCTGGATGCAGGAGCGGACGACTTCGTCGAAAAGCCGTTCGAGGCGATTGTGCTGGTGGCGCGCATCCATGCGCTGCTCAGGCGCAGTAACCGGAAAAATGTTCGCAGCACCATTGAGTTACTCGATTTTGCGCTGGACCGCGGCGCCAGCAGCCTGCATGACAAGGGCGTGGCAGTGGAGCTGACGCCGCGCGAGTTCACCATGGCCTGGCTGTTTTTCTCGACGCCTGGAAAATATATTTCACGCGAAGCAATCAGCACCGCAATCTGGGGCGTGGACAGTGAAATTGCCGGCCGCACCATTGAACAGCACATCTATAAACTACGTAAGAAACTCAATCTTGGCAGTGAACGCGGCGTCATGATCCGTACCGCGTACACCCAGGGCTATCGACTGGAACTGCGGGAATGA
- a CDS encoding lytic transglycosylase domain-containing protein encodes MFSTAFRPMAAVALLSLLLPALPAAACWREAAARYGVNADLLYAIAKTESSLNPQALNRNRDGSYDVGLMQINSRWLPTLRQYGVDEKRLYDPCVSIQVGAWILAQNMRRLGNSWDAVGAYNSGNPALGLRYALRVYRNIAPEILADRAHQLSTEK; translated from the coding sequence ATGTTTTCAACAGCATTTAGGCCGATGGCGGCAGTGGCCTTGCTGAGCTTGCTGTTGCCGGCATTGCCGGCGGCGGCTTGCTGGCGCGAAGCCGCTGCCAGATACGGCGTCAACGCCGATTTACTGTACGCGATAGCAAAGACCGAATCCAGTCTTAATCCGCAGGCGCTCAATCGCAACCGGGATGGGTCTTACGATGTCGGGCTGATGCAGATCAACAGCCGCTGGCTGCCAACCTTGCGCCAATACGGGGTCGATGAGAAACGGCTGTACGATCCCTGCGTCAGTATCCAGGTCGGGGCCTGGATATTGGCGCAAAACATGCGCCGGCTGGGCAATTCCTGGGATGCGGTGGGGGCTTACAACTCGGGTAATCCGGCCTTGGGCTTGCGATACGCACTGCGGGTCTATCGCAATATCGCGCCGGAGATTCTGGCGGATCGGGCGCATCAGTTGAGCACGGAAAAATAA